GTCAATCTCTTCTAACGCCATCCCTACGAAATTTACAGATTGTGATTTCTCTGTCTTTTGGAAAAGGCCAGGGTTTTCACGAAGCTGGCGGGCTCTGTGAGCGGAGATCGTTACAAGTGTGTACTTTGAGTTAATTTTATTCATCAATGAATCAACAGATGGGTTTAACATATGATCACTCCTCTACAAGTTCTTTATAAATATTGATAAGTCTTTCCTTTTTGCAATTTTCAGCAGTAACAATAGACTTAATTCTT
The Bacillus shivajii DNA segment above includes these coding regions:
- the rpoZ gene encoding DNA-directed RNA polymerase subunit omega, with the protein product MLNPSVDSLMNKINSKYTLVTISAHRARQLRENPGLFQKTEKSQSVNFVGMALEEIDAEKLTYEREES